TGGTGAGTTAGGTTGAGGAAAAGGAAACTTGGGGTTAGGGTTTTTGCATCAGCTTTTGATATTGGGAGTGCTGTTTTTCCCTGGGTCATTCCTTGTAAATGAAGGTGTTCGACATGTGCCTCAAAGAATTGGTTCGATGACAAGTTTGCTTTAACTTACAGTCTACCGCATCAATAAAAAGGCAAGCAAGCAAAGCGAACGGGTATGTGTTTGTTTTCTGTTttgaaataatgataataatttgtCTCAGTTGTTAAGCCTTAGCTAAATGTCATTTGTTATAACCTaatcttataaaattaaaagtccAACTACAACTAAATAGGTTCATTTGAACACCCTTTTGATAGAAATTCATTGTCAAACCACTTTTCTTTTACCAGTAAAACTGATGGGAAATGTTCCTTCAACTGGATTAGTTTGTGCTTAGTTATTCATGTATCTTTTGGGATGTCATAATTTAAAAAGATTTCAACTtctaaataatcaattttcaaaattaattaaactgaattaaacattgaaataagaataaatatatTGTCGACATGAATTTTCAGCTACGGCCCACAAAAGGAGGACTGCGCAGTAGCACGCTACCTTTGGGATGGTGGGGAAATCTTATCAGTCCCTTATCAATTGCCTTATTTTGCATACACATTTTATGAAGCAAGCACTTACAACAGTAAAACAGGGGAAATTATTACAGCAACACTTTCGTTATTGGGTATAAACACAGGGGCGAAGCCGGGGGCTGGCATGGGACCCGGCCCctcatataaatttatttttttggctcctaaaaatttttaaaacttttaaattagtaaaggtaaaatttcactttgaccttcttaaaattataaaaatttgatttaatcctttacaaattataaaggtataaactataaaaaattaaaattttattcggcCCCTAAATATTTATTCTGGCTTCGCCCTTGTTTAAACACCAACCCTTTCTCAACTTGATGGGAAgaacccttttctttttttaattttttgtaaagaACCCGTTATAgataatcctttaaattcatagtACTCCAACTTGAAATTTGTAAATAAAGAAGTAGCCAAGAATGCATGCCTTGCAAGGGGAACCTTTCAATCCAAACGTTGCTGCCAACCTAATTATATAAGCCCCTTAATTTTGACGTTATATTGGTATTGTTGACAACACTTGTTTATCTAcaaatttgtaaaatataattattaattaggcAGTGCCTTTAATTATATAACGACTCAGCGATGTAACAACCACCGGCATTTGGTGTGGTACTGTATGTACCGTTTTTAACTAGGACGGCTTCAGCTCGCCAAAGACGCCCAACAGTAATGACATATACCTTCTAATTAAGCCCTACAAATCAAAGGGGTGATGGACTTTTTGTTTGTGTCCTTTCGTTTTCAAACATTGGTTATTAGGAATAAAAAGCTAATTTCTGGTTGTTTTGTTGTGTTAATGATGTTTCACTCTAATTTGGTAGCTCAGAAGGTATACGTATTATACACGAAacaagaaatataattaaaataatgaatacttatatattttaaaatttatgttaatatgaaaagaaaaaaaaaagaaccaagAGTTTCACCATGATTTaagttttgacttttaatttgAAGTTCCTTTTCATATACATAATGCTAATTAATTATATAGATTGATAGATAGAAACTCAATTTAGCTGAATATTCTAAATCATGtctaaatttaacataaatttagtTTCATAACTATCCATGAGGGACTAATATgtctaaatttaacattaaaaaaataaaaatcatttccTTTTTGTAAGATTTTATTATATTAGGATTTtggaagattttttttaaaaaattcacagttaaaataaagagagagaaaaagaaataccAATTAACCATTAATTAATCGATTTCAATAGAAAAGGAGAAAAATAACCGTTTTAATAAGTTTTAAGTCACTAGCACAATTTCCTAGTTTATGAAATAATTTGATTAAATGgttataattttttcatttatgtcTTTTAACTTCAATCTTTAAATTAAAATGGATTACACCACAATAAAATCTCAACTTAGATGTtacctttaaaaaaaaacccaaaatatgGTGGCATCTAAATAAAGATCTCTTTATTAGTAAAATCATGAGATCATTTTAAATCAAcgattgaaattaaaataaaaatatatatcaatcaaTTGTTGATCATACCACATAAAATTTACATCGAAAATTTTGGATTTGTCttttaaccaatttaatttattttagcattaaagaaatgaataaattaatatctAGAAAAAACAATATATTCTATAATTGATTTAAATGTTCTAggttattgataaaattttctaatatatgatgtgacttaattaaataattacagtctcttcatttttatttttccactacaataattaatttagaaaaattccaCAAGATCTTAGTATAATAAAATCTCACCACcatcttaataataataataataacctcttaatttcataaatatagtGACCAGGTGGCAACATGAGCCACACCCCTCAGGAAAGGCTAATGCAAAACAAAAACACCCAAAAGAGAAGAAGAATTAATTAACTGGCACAGAATCAGTAAAAGGTAGGACCATACATAAGTCTGACTAAGTGAAGGTGGGGTCCACTTTAAAggattattatttatatttatacagaCCAAAAAAAAGGCCATGTGAGTGTGGGAGACCACCAGCTGGCTATGTCTATTTTGTGggtctttttcctttcttttttaaatttatttttccttattttttcttcttcaccATTCACGGGTTAGCTCTcaaaacgcaaaaaaaaaaaaaaaaaacatataaatatttttctttcattttttgtcCTTGAAAGAGACTagctttttgtttttgttttttcatgATCAAGTTTATTTCttcacttaattttaattattaacatataatgGAGGTGAATGGTGGTAATTTGATTTCATTTGTTTTATCATTTatacatcaatttattattttaatacaacgtgatcttttaaaaatcaaaactaGTGGCAAAGAAAAGTAACACTATATTAATACAGTATTTATATATGATCACATGCAAAAGATTAATCAAAAAGTACATGTATTGTTAGTGTACAAAAATATGTATGATCCATTTTTTTCCCAGAAAATCGTAGATGATTCCTAATCACGTGGCTTATGTGCTGTGCCATCCCTTTTTTCTACCATATTCTGGGCATAATCATGAACTGTTCAGCATCATAATATGTGGTTTTAGGAACACTTAcctatcttctttttcttttcgttaGGGGTGGGGgattaaaaaagaaaacccagaaaagattggtggtgaAAAGGATATACTTGGAAACTAAGAACAAAAAAAACGTAGAGAGGGTCAAAAAGAAAACTCCATGAACAAGGATGGTAAGGACCAGAGAGACAGAGAGAGTAAGGGAAAGGGTAAAAAAGGAAAGAGTGTTATgaaagttaaattaatttatattttttacagaAAGATTTTGTAGTGAAGGCCAAGGAAAATGATAGTGGTGGTTGTCACTGCAGTTAACTTATTGGCTGTGTATTCTTGTATGCTAGTGCCACCCCACTGCCTCTAATTCCTCAACTACCCTTCTCTTTACTTTCATTTTCTCTCTATCTcccattctctctctctcttttgttTTCCCACAACGAGAACAGCAGCAACCCTTTGTCTGGAACTCACTCagctttctaattttttttttcatcgtTAGTTGTTGCATCACTTTCTTTGTCCTGAAACATCTGTATTTTCAGACAATGAGAACGGTATtttagaagggaaaaaaaaagaaaataaagaattgatcttttttaactctttaacataaactaaaataaacttacccccccccaaaaaaaaaatcactttctctttgtttttgggttttttttttctccttctcTCTTCGTGTTTGGAAATTGTGGAAACattttttcctttgtttcttAGCTGCTTCCTATGGAAGCTGCTGCAGCTTCTGAGGACTGTTGTGTTAAGGTTGCGGTTCATGTAAGACCGCTTATTGGTGATGAAAAGCTTCAAGGTTGTAAAGATTGTGTTACTGTCACCTCAGGAAAGCCACAGGTAGAGAATGTCGGTGTTTCACTGTTGAGTTCTTGTTCAATGGGtgatttattgggttaattttaaGTATATGGAGATCTGGATCTTCGGATGCTTGAATGCTTGATCAGTGAGAAATTCACTGCTGGTTTTTGGATCAGAATTTTTGTCATCGCTTACTATTTCTATAATTGGGATGCTATTGGGTTGGTTTCTTTTACCCTGGaagttaaaatatgtaaaattaagcTGAATTCAGTTGGTTTCTGTGAtggttctatttttttatttccatttttgggGTTATGACTTTATGAACCTATTGTAAGTAAGCTTATGAGTTCTTAAGTGGAACTAGTTGATGCTGGATTTTATTTGCTCTGAAACTTCTGTTTAGGTGAAGTAATCAATTTTAAAGGAAGGAGgaaccaaattagaaaaaaaaatcgttTTGCTTATGAAGTTTCATGTTGGTTGTACATTGCAGGTACAAATTGGGACACATTCTTTTACATTTGATCATGTCTATGGGAGCACCGGTTCTCCCTCATCTTCCATGTTTGAGGAATGCATTGTTCCCCTTGTCGATGGCTTATTCCAAGGATACAATGCTACTGTTCTTGCTTATGGACAGGTACAGTTGAATCTCCCACAAGACACGACTAAATATTTGcatttttgttttcttatgaTTGAAGTTCCTATAAATTTGCAGACCGGATCGGGTAAAACGTATACTATGGGCACAGGCTTCAAAGATGGTTGCCAAACAGGAATCATTCCTCAAGTAATGAATGCTTTGTTTGGCAAGATTGAAAGCCTAAAACATCAAATAGAATTTCAATTGCACGTTTCCTTCATCGAGGTTTGTTAAATAACCAatcatttctttttgtttcagTTTTCAGTTATGCTATTTGCAACGTAATGAGCGGTCCAATTGTTTGCAAGCATAATTTTGGGAATGCATCTGTAGGACTTGTTTTCCAACAAGCTTTTAGTCTGGTCTTTATGTTTTGGTTAAATTAATCTAAGCATTGAATGCTGGAATCTAAAACACCATTAAGGAAACTGTAACACATTTGCCAAAAATAAATCTAATTCCCAGATCAAATATACATGTTATGAATGTATCTTCTGGTTTATGTTATCCTGAATTCTCCTTCAAATGAATACAAATATCATACTTGTTTTGAGTACTTGTTTTGAGTGTCTATTTATAGTTTGTTGTTCTGAAATATGTAATTTTGGTGTGaaagattttgaaagaagaaGTGCGAGATTTGCTGGATCCTACTTCTTTGAACAAATCAGATGCTGCAAGTCCGAATACAGGGAAAGTACATGTCCCTGGCAAACCACCAATACAGATTCGTGAATCATCAAATGGTGTTATTACACTTGCAGGATCTACGGAAGTTAGTGTCAGTACATTAAAAGAAATGGCTGCTTGCCTAGAACAGGGATCATTGAGTAGGGCAACAGGGAGTACAAACATGAACAACCAGTCAAGGTTAAATTCATGTTCAATTCTTTAGTATTTATGCGTTTTAATTTCTTCAGAACTGTGGAGATGCTATCCGGTCATTCCTAGTTCTTTAAATATGGGAAAACATTATCTGCCTAGGATCATTATTTGTTAAACCTGTAAACTATTGATGCCCTGCTATGCTAAGGTAATGTCATTACCTTAGTTTATGACGAAAGGGTCATATATTTCTACAATGGTAaagtttttccatgaaaatctcTAAATTTATAGATGCTTTTAGAACAAGGCTtgtcctaaatttatttttatgaaattcttTATCTGATGTTTGTAGTTAATAGtcttcaaaagaaataaaaactctGGAAATGTTAATGCTTTCTTGACTTGTTTTGGTTTTACCTCTTTCTTATTTTATATGCTTTTctaaatacaaaattttgataATCTATTTGTGGTTGTATAGTCGCTCACATGCAATCTTCACCATCACCTTAGAGCAAATGCGTAAACTCAATCCTGTTTCTGGAGATGGAAGTCCTAATGACATTATGAGTGAAGAATATCTTTGTGCCAAGTTACATTTGGTTGATCTTGCTGGATCGGAGCGAGCAAAAAGAACGGGTTCCGATGGTATGCGTTTTAAAGAAGGTTAGTGACACTGCTTATCCTGTCTTTATGTCATGAAAGTATTATTCTCCAAATCAAACATAATAATTTCCATCTTTTTCATCTAAACAGGAGTTCATATCAACAAGGGTCTGCTTGCACTTGGTAATGTCATCAGTGCACTTGGTGATGAAAAAAAGCGAAAAGAAGGCGTTCATGTTCCATATCGAGATAGTAAACTTACTCGGCTTTTGCAGGTATCTTTTTGCCAGGCATTATTTATCCTTATTTTACGCAAAAGTGTTAAGAATGTAAAATTGAATGTTTATTTTGTTGGAAACTGTCTATTTAGGCTTAAAATCAATTCTTTCATCTTTCTAAAGCTTTATTGCATTGGAAAATTGAGATACATTAAACattttacaagatatttgaaCACTTAAAGTAGCCTAGCCAAGAGAAGAGAGATGCTATTATTCAGTCTTGAACATGTTGTATATTTTGTGCCTCCTATTTTATCTCAAAGCTCAACTAAGACTTGTTACAGAAAATTATCTCCTCAATTGGTCAAGGACTGTTCCTGCATTTAGTTGTTTGATCATGGTTATGCCCAGGTGTAATAAAAGCTTATTTCTTTGGGCAGGATTCACTTGGTGGCAACAGCAGAACTGTGATGATAGGTACTGCcattttttctaattatttaacctgctcaattgtttccttttttttaaaaagataataatttgGCATATTCATGTTCTAGTTCCTTCCCATTTTGTGCACTTTAATCATTGTCCTTAACTCTTTCTTTATGAGCAGCCTGCATTAGTCCTGCTGACATCAATGCAGAGGAAACCCTTAATACTCTAAAGTATGCAAATCGTGCTCGCAACATCCAAAACAAGCCCGTTGTAAGTTGAAGACAAAAATTTTCATTACTTTCAAAAGTTTCCTCTTTCTTTTCACTCCTCTGCAGATTTGAATGTTAGATGATATAAAAGGTAGTTTCCATACAGAATTTTCACTCTTGTTCCGATTTAAATAGGTTAACCGAGATCCTATGTCCAATGAGATGCTAAAGATGCGTCAACAATTAGAGCATCTGCAAGCAGAACTTTGTGCACGTGGGGGTTCTGATGAAGTACAGGTATCATGGTACTCATAACTActtaaataaacttaacaatTAATAATGATTGTTTCTTGGAATCTTAAGTTATATGGTAGAACACTTGTTATATATGTCTCAAAGATTAGTTTGGTCCTGAGTTTCTTCTTGGAGATAAGTTATATAGGATTAGTCCCACGGGTCTTTTAATAGGACTGATTTTGTAGGTTCTCAAGGAAAGGATTGCTTGGCTTGAAGCTGCTAATGAGGATCTTTGCCAAGAGCTTCAGGAGTTCCGTAGCAGATGCACCATTGTGGATCAACGTGAAACCGATGCTCAAGTACGTGAAGGGGACCCTTATTTGAAATTTCTTGGTTGATTTACTTACAAGTTTTTATCATGAATTGTGTTTTCGAATGTTTATTAATGAAAAAGTTCCTACTGCAGGATGGAAGTCCTTGTTCTGTCAAAAGTGATGGGCTTAAAAGGAACTTGCACAGTATAGAGTCTTCTGACTATCAAATGGGTGAAACCATGATAGGTACAGGCTTAACCAATCTACGCAAGCTGTATAGCATTTgtcttcatgattttttttttctcaaggTGTTTTCTTGACTTTAAAATCATGGCTATTTTAGCAGCTGATTCTAGAGAAGTTGATGAAGCGGCAGCAAAAGAGTGGGAGCACACACTTCTACAAAATACTATGGACAAAGAGTTGCACGAGTTGAATAGACGCTTGAAAGAGAAAGAGGTATATTTTTATGTCTTCAACACTTATGCAATATTGTTCATAGTTATTATTCACAAGTCATATTCTTAGGGGTCTCTATTCTTGATAAGTATATAGCATGTCTGGTTTTAGCAGACTTGGCAACTTATCCAACACTAGCTAATTCTCCTATTTTATGTTTGAGCAGTCCGAGATGAAACTTTTTGGAGGTGACACAATTGCACTTAAGCATCATTTTGGGAAGAAAATTCAGGAATTAGAGGACGAGAAAAGAGCTGTGCAGGTTTAAACAGACATCTTTTAATTCTCAGACTTTACTCGAAGAAAAAAATGCATTCTAACATTTCTTAACCTATTTCCTCCCTTCAGCAAGAAAGGGATCGCTTATTGGCCGAAATTGAAAATCTTTCTGCCGGTTCTGATGGACAAAAACAAAAAGTACAAGATATCCATGCTCAGAAACTAAAATCCCTTGAAGCACAGGTGACATTTAAGTTAAATGGCATTCATTGTTTGACTGGAGAAAAGGGCTAATTCTGATTTCATTGTTATTGTGTAAAACTTATTTGCTCCAGATTCTGGATCTTAAGAAGAAACAAGAGAACCAAGTTCAACTTTTAAAGCAGAAACAGAAGAGTGATGAAGCTGCAAAACGACTGCAAGATGAAATTCAATCCATAAAGGCGCAAAAGGTTAAATCTTATGTTTGTGTTATATTGTTCATATGATTATATATTCATTGTGCTGAATCTCCTCACCTTCCCCCctgcccttttttttcttttcttcccttGCCTATTCTGTGGTTGTAGGTTCAGTTGCAACATAGGATAAAACAAGAGGCAGAGCAATTCCGTCAGTGGAAAGCCTCTCGAGAAAAGGAACTGTTGCAGGtgccttcttttttctttctatcAACTTACGCAATTTATAATAATCTGTCAGATTATTAACCATTGCacatattattgtgatattacaTGAGCGACAGTCATTTACTGCTTGAATTATATCTTGGATTCAACACTGGTATTTGCATCCATTGTTTGTATAATATGCTTAACTGGCTTGATATTGCATGCGCATTCAGTTACGGAAAGAGGGCCGGAGAAATGAGTATGAAAGGCATAAGCTGCAAGCTTTAAATCAGCGCCAGAAAATGGTAAGCATATTTTTGTTTCTTGTGTGGTGAGTATCTCCGACTGATTTGTTTGTAGAGAAATAATTTGCAGCTATTCTAACTTTCAGGTTCTCCAAAGGAAAACTGAGGAGGCTGCCATGGCCACCAAGAGGCTAAAAGAATTGCTGGAAGCTCGTAAATCTTCTGCCCGTGATAACACGGGtaggttttttcttttaaaggtcCTTCTGTAATGCCTTACGCCAGATAGTCTAGTTTTTTATTGAGGGAAACATAAAGTATTCATATTCATGCCTTCAGTCACTGTTATTTGTtcaaattattaatgttttggtATCTTCCAGCTATTGCCAATGGGAATGGAACAAATGGTCAGGTAATGTTCtcttccttttgttttttttttgtggggGGGGGGTAGTTTTCAATATTCACGCCTTTCAACCAGTTAATGTATCTTTACTTCTGCAGACCAATGAGAAAGCGCTACAACGTTGGCTAGATCATGAGTTAGAAGTAATGGTGAATGTGCATGAAGTTCGCTTTGAATATGAGAAGCAAAGCCAAGTGTATGTAACAAAATCTTATTTGTATAATAAACCTGGTGCAGAATATATAGACTATTCTTATGTAACTTTCACTTATCATGCATTACCTCCAGGAGAGCTGCACTAGCAGAAGAGTTAGCTGTCCTGAAGCAAGTAGATGAGTTTGCTTCAAAGGGGCTGAGCCCTCCAAGAGGAAAGAATGGATTTGCCAGGTATTAGTTGTCTAAAAGCACTGTACTTCATTAGTAGCAATTTACTTCTTTTCTTACCCTTCCTGCCTTCCATAATATGGTTCTATGGCCTGGTATTAGTAAAGAAGCTTGCATAAAGTATGCTTGGCATATAACCAACATTTGTACTCTCAACATGCTTTTCCTTTCCCGCATTAATAGGTCATCCGTGGTTGGAAGTTTGAGGAGACTAGTTAAATACTTAAATGCGGTTGTAGATATGATACTTTCTCCTTTGTATAAAGTGCTCCAACCTCTCCTAACATTCCTTGTATACGTTTTTCTGCTTCACAGGGCATCCTCCATGTCACCAAATGCAAGAGTGGCCAGAATATCTTCACTTGAGAATATGCTCAGCATATCCTCTAGTTCACTTGTAGCAATGGCTTCGCAACTTTCAGAAGCAGAAGAACGGGAGCGCGCCTTCACTAATCGTGGACGTTGGAATCAGTTGCGCTCCATGGGAGATGCAAAGAACCTGCTTCAGTATATGTTCAATTCTCTTGGAGATACAAGGTGCTTTCACTCACCTAATGTTGTATAAATATACATGAAAGTAGGTAAAATGTAATGGCCTAGTCCTTGAGTTCGAcaagaggaaaatgaaagcaaataaaTTATGGCTCAAAAGAGTCTCTGATGTTTATCTGATATGAACAGGTGTCAATTATGGGAAAAAGACATGGAAATCAAAGAAATGAAAGAACAACTTAAAGAACTTGTAGGTCTGTTGCGGCAGAGCGAGCTACGAAGAAAAGAAGTTGAGAATGAGCTAAGAGAGCAAGCTGATGCCATTGCATTGGCTACGGCAGCTACGGTTAGTTTTGTTCAAACTTTATTAAGGTTTTACAGTGTGGCTTTATTTACGTTTTCATCTAAAGCATACTATAGCAATCTAAACTTATTGGTGGAATCTCTAAAAAGGAATTCCAACTAAAATAGGATTTTCTTTTGAAGCAAGATAAATAGAAATTTAAGTTTATTGTCCTGGATCTACTTGTTAGTACTGTTGCCTGTTTCGACATCATTGCAACTCCTAGCATTGCTTTTGACTGAATGTGTCTATGAGCAGGGGAACTCTCCAAATTCATTGAAACATGTTGCTGATGACATGAACGGTTCATTATCTCCAATGTCTGTGCCAGCACAGAAACAGCTGAAATATAGCCCAGGTATTGTTAATGGCCCAGCCAGAGAGTCTGCAGCATTCATAGGTCAAACACGAAAGGTAACATCATTCTCCAATTTTAATCATAGTGACGCAATCTGCTTTCATGCTTAACTAAGGAAAATTGGATTTGCTGCTTGTCCAGATGTTACCGCTTGGGCAGTTACCAATGAAGAAGTTGGTAGCTATAGGACAAGCTGGCAATGGCAAACTGTGGAGGTGGAAAAGAAGCCATCACCAGTGGCTCCTACAATTCAAATGGAAATGGCAGAAGCCATGGAGACTTTCAGAATGGATCAGACACAGTGATGAAACAATGATAAGGGCAAGGCCTCGTTCTCAAGCTCTAACACATAGAGTCTGATATTTGATGGTCACCAGATTACATTGGCCATAGTAATCTTGGTTATATGTATGTTCCTAATCCAAGGTGCGGGTGCAGCCTAGAAAAGAATGCAGGTAATTTCTTCTGCCTTTGTATTTTCATGTTGGTATAACCTCAAATCATGTGCTATTGATGCCCTTATTACAGTTTCTTTTAATTAGCATGGTTTCTAAGTTGTTGAGTAAAGAACCATTAACAAAGCCAGTCATGACTGAAA
The sequence above is drawn from the Gossypium hirsutum isolate 1008001.06 chromosome A05, Gossypium_hirsutum_v2.1, whole genome shotgun sequence genome and encodes:
- the LOC107958145 gene encoding kinesin-like protein KIN-4A isoform X2, whose amino-acid sequence is MEAAAASEDCCVKVAVHVRPLIGDEKLQGCKDCVTVTSGKPQVQIGTHSFTFDHVYGSTGSPSSSMFEECIVPLVDGLFQGYNATVLAYGQTGSGKTYTMGTGFKDGCQTGIIPQVMNALFGKIESLKHQIEFQLHVSFIEILKEEVRDLLDPTSLNKSDAASPNTGKVHVPGKPPIQIRESSNGVITLAGSTEVSVSTLKEMAACLEQGSLSRATGSTNMNNQSSRSHAIFTITLEQMRKLNPVSGDGSPNDIMSEEYLCAKLHLVDLAGSERAKRTGSDGMRFKEGVHINKGLLALGNVISALGDEKKRKEGVHVPYRDSKLTRLLQDSLGGNSRTVMIACISPADINAEETLNTLKYANRARNIQNKPVVNRDPMSNEMLKMRQQLEHLQAELCARGGSDEVQVLKERIAWLEAANEDLCQELQEFRSRCTIVDQRETDAQDGSPCSVKSDGLKRNLHSIESSDYQMGETMIADSREVDEAAAKEWEHTLLQNTMDKELHELNRRLKEKESEMKLFGGDTIALKHHFGKKIQELEDEKRAVQQERDRLLAEIENLSAGSDGQKQKVQDIHAQKLKSLEAQILDLKKKQENQVQLLKQKQKSDEAAKRLQDEIQSIKAQKVQLQHRIKQEAEQFRQWKASREKELLQLRKEGRRNEYERHKLQALNQRQKMVLQRKTEEAAMATKRLKELLEARKSSARDNTAIANGNGTNGQTNEKALQRWLDHELEVMVNVHEVRFEYEKQSQVRAALAEELAVLKQVDEFASKGLSPPRGKNGFARASSMSPNARVARISSLENMLSISSSSLVAMASQLSEAEERERAFTNRGRWNQLRSMGDAKNLLQYMFNSLGDTRCQLWEKDMEIKEMKEQLKELVGLLRQSELRRKEVENELREQADAIALATAATGNSPNSLKHVADDMNGSLSPMSVPAQKQLKYSPGIVNGPARESAAFIGQTRKMLPLGQLPMKKLVAIGQAGNGKLWRWKRSHHQWLLQFKWKWQKPWRLSEWIRHSDETMIRARPRSQALTHRV
- the LOC107958145 gene encoding kinesin-like protein KIN-4A isoform X1, with the translated sequence MEAAAASEDCCVKVAVHVRPLIGDEKLQGCKDCVTVTSGKPQVQIGTHSFTFDHVYGSTGSPSSSMFEECIVPLVDGLFQGYNATVLAYGQTGSGKTYTMGTGFKDGCQTGIIPQVMNALFGKIESLKHQIEFQLHVSFIEILKEEVRDLLDPTSLNKSDAASPNTGKVHVPGKPPIQIRESSNGVITLAGSTEVSVSTLKEMAACLEQGSLSRATGSTNMNNQSSRSHAIFTITLEQMRKLNPVSGDGSPNDIMSEEYLCAKLHLVDLAGSERAKRTGSDGMRFKEGVHINKGLLALGNVISALGDEKKRKEGVHVPYRDSKLTRLLQDSLGGNSRTVMIACISPADINAEETLNTLKYANRARNIQNKPVVNRDPMSNEMLKMRQQLEHLQAELCARGGSDEVQVLKERIAWLEAANEDLCQELQEFRSRCTIVDQRETDAQDGSPCSVKSDGLKRNLHSIESSDYQMGETMIAADSREVDEAAAKEWEHTLLQNTMDKELHELNRRLKEKESEMKLFGGDTIALKHHFGKKIQELEDEKRAVQQERDRLLAEIENLSAGSDGQKQKVQDIHAQKLKSLEAQILDLKKKQENQVQLLKQKQKSDEAAKRLQDEIQSIKAQKVQLQHRIKQEAEQFRQWKASREKELLQLRKEGRRNEYERHKLQALNQRQKMVLQRKTEEAAMATKRLKELLEARKSSARDNTAIANGNGTNGQTNEKALQRWLDHELEVMVNVHEVRFEYEKQSQVRAALAEELAVLKQVDEFASKGLSPPRGKNGFARASSMSPNARVARISSLENMLSISSSSLVAMASQLSEAEERERAFTNRGRWNQLRSMGDAKNLLQYMFNSLGDTRCQLWEKDMEIKEMKEQLKELVGLLRQSELRRKEVENELREQADAIALATAATGNSPNSLKHVADDMNGSLSPMSVPAQKQLKYSPGIVNGPARESAAFIGQTRKMLPLGQLPMKKLVAIGQAGNGKLWRWKRSHHQWLLQFKWKWQKPWRLSEWIRHSDETMIRARPRSQALTHRV